The genomic interval GGCGGCTCTATCTCGAATATATCGCACAGGCGCTCGTCAACCGCCGCCTCGAAAACAGCGCCCGCGCCGGCGGCAGTTACCTCGTCGCGACGGTCGAGCAGCAATATGTCAGCCGCAGCGCCGACGTGACGATGGCGTCGATCGTTCCCTTGAACGACTGGCAGGCCGCGCTTGCCGATGTCCGCGGGGTGATCGCCGACGCCGTGAAGACGCCGCCGTCGCAGGCCGACATCGACCGCGAGATGAACGAGATCGAGGCGTTTCTACTCAAGGAGCTCGAAAACGCCCGCAACGAACCCGGCGCGCGGCTCGCCGACGATATGGTGCGCGCGGTCGACATCGGCGAAACGGTGACGAGCCCGCAGGGGCAGGTCGACATGTTCAAGGCGATCCGCGCCTCGGCGACGCCGCAGGTGATGCTCGAGATCAGCAAGGCGATCTTCGCCGCGCCGGTCACGCGCGTCGTGCTGACGACGCCGACGTCGGCGGGCGGCGACGCCGCGGTGCTCGCCGCGCTGAAGGCGCCGGTGACGGCGCGCGATGACCGGCTGGCGGCCGTCGACGCCGATTTCAAGGAATTGCCCGCCTTCGGTCCGCCGGGGACGATCGTTTCGACGAACCCGATTCTCGGCCTGCGCGCCGAACGGATCGAATTTTCCAACGGCGTGACCGCGCTGGTTTCGAACAACAAGGTCGAACCGGGCAAGGTCCGCGTCAATGTGCGCTTCGGCACCGGCAACCGCAGCGTCGCTGCCGACGCGCCCAATCTGTTGTGGACCGGCGATTATGCGCTGGTCGCGAGCGGGATCGGCCCCTGGGGGCAGAACGAGATCGACAAGCTGACCAACGGCCGCCAGATTCAGATGAATTTCGCGATCGACGACGATGCGTTCGAACTGTCGGCCGAAAGCCGGCCCGCCGACCTTGCCGACCAGATGCGGCTGATTGCGGGCAAGCTGGCCGTTCCGCGCTGGGACCCGGCGCCGGTCGAGCGGCTGCGCATCGGCTATCTCACCGGCTATGATCTCAACGACGCCACGCCGAATGCGGTGCTCGACCGCAATCTGCGCGGATGGCTGACCGGCAACGACGCGCGCTGGGCGGCGCCCGACAAGGCGCAGATCGAGGCGCTGACGCCCGCCGCCTTCCGCGCCTTCTGGGAACCGCGCCTCGCGAGCGGGCCGATCGAGGTGCAGATTTTCGGCGACCTCGAGACGGTCGATTACAGGAAGATCCTCGCCGAAACGCTCGGCGCGCTGCCGCCGCGCAAGATTCTCGCGCCGCCGGGCGGCCAGCGCGTGGCGTTCGCGAAGCATGTGGTCGAGCCCGAAATCGCCTACCACCGCGGCGAGCAGGGGCAGGCCGCGGCGATGACGGCATGGCCCACCGGCGGCGGCCTCGCCAGCCCGCGCGATGCGCGCGGGCTCGAGATTCTCGCGGCGATCTTCAACGACCGGCTGTTCGACCGGCTGCGCGCCGAACAGGGCGCAAGCTATGGCCCCGTCGTCGACAGCCATTGGCCGACCGGCTTCGACAGCGGCGGCTATCTGCTCGTCGGCAGCCTGCTCGCGCCGAAGGATCTCGATCGCTTCTATGCCATCGCGAAGGAGATCGCCGCCGACCTGGTGACGAAACCGGTCAGTGCCGATGAACTCGCGCGCAACGCCGGGCCGATCCGCGAACAGGTCGCGCGCGCCTCGACGGGCAATGTCTATTGGATGTTCCTGCTCGAAGGCGCGACG from uncultured Sphingopyxis sp. carries:
- a CDS encoding M16 family metallopeptidase — encoded protein: MSHSPPRRPLRFARSLFLSGAAALLLAPLAAGAQDSGGGATAQSQAKNADWLYAGSDIPRDTAWQFGVLPNGLRYAVRNNGVPPGQVSIRVRMDVGSMFETEEERGYAHLLEHLTFRGSEHIPDGEAKRIWQRFGVTFGSDSNAQTTPTQTVYQLDLPSVTPANLDEGMKLLSGMIRAPRISELAVAAERGVVMAELRESNGPQKRIADATNAHLFAGQLLGDRSPIGTTASLGKASATSVGAFHDRWYRPDRAVVVISGDGDPAEFARLIAKYYGDWQADGPNPPAPDFGRPDPKQPAALEIVEASQPLAITLAMVRPWKKRIDTVANTRRLYLEYIAQALVNRRLENSARAGGSYLVATVEQQYVSRSADVTMASIVPLNDWQAALADVRGVIADAVKTPPSQADIDREMNEIEAFLLKELENARNEPGARLADDMVRAVDIGETVTSPQGQVDMFKAIRASATPQVMLEISKAIFAAPVTRVVLTTPTSAGGDAAVLAALKAPVTARDDRLAAVDADFKELPAFGPPGTIVSTNPILGLRAERIEFSNGVTALVSNNKVEPGKVRVNVRFGTGNRSVAADAPNLLWTGDYALVASGIGPWGQNEIDKLTNGRQIQMNFAIDDDAFELSAESRPADLADQMRLIAGKLAVPRWDPAPVERLRIGYLTGYDLNDATPNAVLDRNLRGWLTGNDARWAAPDKAQIEALTPAAFRAFWEPRLASGPIEVQIFGDLETVDYRKILAETLGALPPRKILAPPGGQRVAFAKHVVEPEIAYHRGEQGQAAAMTAWPTGGGLASPRDARGLEILAAIFNDRLFDRLRAEQGASYGPVVDSHWPTGFDSGGYLLVGSLLAPKDLDRFYAIAKEIAADLVTKPVSADELARNAGPIREQVARASTGNVYWMFLLEGATRDPRVAAAALSIQDDIAAVTAADVQRLARQYLAPERQWSLAILPKGMTLAEASALDAGSSAAVGGR